GTTCAGTTGACGAAAGGTGCCTGGCGGAGGGGGTGGGATTCGAACCCACGGCCCATTGCTGAGACACTGGTTTTCAAGACCAGCTCCATAAACCGCTCGGACACCCCTCCAACCCAACTCGCCGACTTGAGTATATCATCCCCTGCTCGGAGGGTCAAGCGCACCAGTTGACAGGGCGAGCGTTAAGGTTTTGCGGCTCACTTGCCGATTGTTATTCTAATGGCCATTTCGCGGTTACCGCACCCGGAGGTATGTGCGTCTACATGAAGCTTGTGCCGACAGACTCGCTCAAGCCCGGAATGATCATTGCGCGACACATCTACGGATCCAATGGGAAAGTGCTCCTGGCGGCAAACACCAGCCTCAAGGAGTTCTACATAAAGAGGCTCAGGGAGTTGCAGTTCTCTGCGGTCTACATCAAAAGCCATCCCGACGAGCCGGAGGAGCAAATCATGGAGCCCGTCCGGCAGGAGACACTCGTCTCGGCCAGGATGGCCCTGCGGGGTGTTGCCGATACCGTCACAAGAGGCCGGGAGCCTGACTTCAAACGTGTCCAAAGCGTAGTGGAGGACATCGTAGCCCAGGTCCTGGGTAACACCAATGTAGTGTACAACATAGCCGATATCAGGGCTTTCGATGACTACACCTTCAGCCATTCCGTGGACGTGTGCATCCTCTCCGTCATGTGTGCCGCCAGGATGGGTCTCTCCCACTCCGAACTGATCGACCTCGGCACAGGCACGATGCTGCACGACCTCGGCAAACTGTTCATACCCAAGGACGTTCTCAGGAAGCGAGAGACACTGGACTCCTCGGACTGGGAAGTGATACGTAGGCATCCATTGGATGGGTTCCGGATACTTCGAAAACAGGTCCCCCTCTTCGCGGCGCACGTTGCCTTCCAGCACCATGAGAGGTTTGACGGGTCCGGCTACCCGAGGGGTCTTGTGGACAATGCCACGATAGATTTCGCCAAAATCGCCGCGGTGGCAGATTCCTACAGCGCAATGACTGCAGATAGGCCATACGGGAAAGCACTCATGCCCCATGAGGCTATCTCCATACTCTCATCCCTTGCAGGCATTAGCTACAATCCTCGGGTAATCCACGCCTTCACCCAGGTCGTCGTCGTCTACCCTGTGGGCTCGACGGTCTTGCTGACAGACGGATCCACCGCCACTATAGAGAACGCCTTCCGGGGAACCTACGTAGCCAGGGTGGAGACCGGCCCAGACCAGGGCAGGGT
This region of Bacillota bacterium genomic DNA includes:
- a CDS encoding HD-GYP domain-containing protein, with protein sequence MKLVPTDSLKPGMIIARHIYGSNGKVLLAANTSLKEFYIKRLRELQFSAVYIKSHPDEPEEQIMEPVRQETLVSARMALRGVADTVTRGREPDFKRVQSVVEDIVAQVLGNTNVVYNIADIRAFDDYTFSHSVDVCILSVMCAARMGLSHSELIDLGTGTMLHDLGKLFIPKDVLRKRETLDSSDWEVIRRHPLDGFRILRKQVPLFAAHVAFQHHERFDGSGYPRGLVDNATIDFAKIAAVADSYSAMTADRPYGKALMPHEAISILSSLAGISYNPRVIHAFTQVVVVYPVGSTVLLTDGSTATIENAFRGTYVARVETGPDQGRVVQIRSGSDLGIVRRII